A section of the Longibacter salinarum genome encodes:
- a CDS encoding GspE/PulE family protein, translating to MEPTNYRLRTILDIAEATSQDSTPDADESVSSNGVEHAPSPLLPQDTSNRVANGDNPSVSKPPNDAESLDLSRLPQSAQRDRVVMQLLKSGDISVLHAREAVDLWEKQKESEMLWRVLARHPRVDRDAVFRTAASTYAFPAEAIDPDAINTAFVKQTVESLTPDQQDRMLAFRLLPLRHQEDAQRGIKKLVFATHDPMKPEAFRLMQEAGVQHFELRYAPEAEVADLLDELFPRRNEYLERIEADESAQAFDFGASYEEQGSRLIDEDQLEAEINRSALINLFEATLVEGVRAGASDVHIFPNEQRQTEFHMRVDGVLKLWHTQDKVHPESMLAVVKDRCMNVDRFDRDAAQDGYIQRNVDNKLIRFRVSILPIATADREVKSESIVIRILDDSKVFTDLSAINLHPTALKRFEKAVSQPHGMVIMTGPTGSGKSTTLAAALHGVISPQRNVLTVEDPVEYIIRGARQIKLGPRLNLESALRSILRHDPDVVMVGEMRDRPTAELAIKLANTGHLTFSTLHTNDAPSAVSRLFKMGVEPFLIGYAINLVVAQRLLRKLCPTCREVESNPDRVLLRELGFTDEEIAGMTLYRAGHSPNCRTCGGQGYKGRQAIAEALYFSRAIRHLIVEAGSSIDEDAIRDTAIAEGMLTLQASAREVVKRGESSIDEMIRVVSTE from the coding sequence ATGGAACCGACCAACTACCGTCTCCGCACCATTCTCGACATCGCGGAAGCGACGTCACAGGATTCGACGCCCGATGCGGACGAATCTGTGTCGAGCAATGGCGTAGAGCACGCCCCCAGCCCTCTTCTGCCTCAAGACACGTCAAACCGGGTCGCAAACGGTGACAATCCAAGTGTCTCGAAACCACCGAACGATGCTGAATCGCTAGATCTCTCTCGACTGCCGCAGAGTGCGCAGCGCGACCGCGTCGTGATGCAGCTTCTCAAAAGCGGCGACATCTCTGTTCTGCATGCCCGCGAGGCCGTCGACCTCTGGGAGAAACAAAAAGAGAGTGAGATGCTGTGGCGCGTGCTGGCCCGGCATCCGCGGGTAGACCGTGACGCGGTCTTCCGCACGGCTGCTTCGACCTACGCCTTTCCGGCAGAAGCAATCGATCCGGATGCCATCAACACGGCGTTCGTGAAGCAGACGGTGGAGTCGCTCACCCCCGACCAGCAGGATCGGATGCTTGCCTTCCGCCTGCTGCCGCTTCGCCATCAGGAGGACGCTCAGCGTGGGATCAAGAAGCTCGTTTTTGCCACGCACGACCCGATGAAGCCCGAGGCATTCCGCCTCATGCAGGAGGCAGGCGTACAGCACTTCGAGCTACGCTACGCGCCGGAAGCGGAAGTTGCCGACCTGCTGGATGAGCTCTTCCCCCGCCGCAACGAGTACCTCGAGCGGATCGAGGCCGACGAGAGCGCACAGGCATTCGATTTCGGCGCGAGCTACGAAGAACAGGGATCTCGCCTGATCGACGAAGATCAGCTCGAAGCAGAGATCAACCGGTCGGCACTCATTAACCTGTTCGAAGCGACGCTGGTCGAGGGCGTACGTGCTGGCGCATCTGACGTGCACATCTTCCCAAATGAGCAGCGGCAGACGGAATTCCACATGCGAGTCGACGGCGTGCTAAAGCTCTGGCACACCCAGGACAAGGTCCACCCGGAGTCGATGCTCGCGGTCGTCAAAGATCGCTGCATGAACGTCGACCGATTCGACCGCGATGCTGCACAGGACGGCTACATCCAGCGAAACGTCGACAACAAGCTCATTCGTTTCCGGGTGTCGATCCTGCCAATTGCGACGGCCGACCGCGAGGTCAAGTCGGAGAGCATCGTCATCCGTATTCTCGACGACTCGAAGGTCTTCACAGACCTCTCCGCGATCAACCTGCACCCGACCGCGCTCAAGCGATTCGAGAAAGCCGTCAGCCAGCCGCACGGCATGGTCATCATGACCGGGCCGACCGGCTCGGGCAAAAGCACGACGCTCGCTGCGGCCTTGCACGGCGTCATCAGTCCGCAGCGAAATGTGCTCACGGTCGAGGATCCGGTCGAGTACATCATTCGCGGTGCGCGCCAGATCAAGCTCGGTCCGCGGCTCAACCTGGAGAGCGCCCTACGCTCGATCCTGCGCCACGACCCCGATGTCGTTATGGTCGGTGAGATGCGCGACCGTCCGACGGCGGAGCTCGCGATTAAGCTCGCTAACACGGGTCACCTGACCTTCTCGACGCTGCACACAAACGACGCGCCGAGTGCCGTGAGCCGCCTCTTCAAGATGGGCGTCGAGCCGTTCCTGATCGGCTACGCCATCAACCTCGTCGTTGCACAGCGACTACTCCGCAAGCTCTGCCCGACCTGTCGCGAGGTGGAGTCGAACCCCGACCGCGTGCTTCTCCGCGAACTCGGGTTTACGGATGAAGAGATTGCCGGCATGACGCTCTACCGTGCGGGGCATTCACCCAACTGTCGAACGTGCGGCGGTCAGGGCTACAAGGGGCGCCAGGCGATCGCCGAAGCGCTCTACTTCTCCCGCGCCATCCGCCACCTCATCGTTGAGGCCGGTAGTTCGATCGATGAAGACGCGATCCGCGATACCGCTATCGCCGAAGGCATGCTGACGCTGCAGGCCTCTGCGCGCGAAGTCGTCAAGCGCGGAGAATCCTCGATTGATGAAATGATCCGTGTCGTGTCCACCGAATGA
- a CDS encoding carboxypeptidase-like regulatory domain-containing protein: MISSVMMYRSGRAHLLVLLLTCLIGIGTLSGCSLFDDDPATATISGQVVNDEGVPLSGVAVTAQFDDSQLRKFTGDDGRYTFEFEVDEAASVDVTVTVLVDGEPAGESVVTVTSDEPTKSNVNFTVSLDDGEGPVASEPSGPLSRLVLSGSPDPVIRVQESGGPETVSLTFVGVDSLGRSVDANNTATVRFRFGQNPGAGLEVNPTETQTNARGEVTAVVSSGTRSGVVQLIAEADVGGSIVRSDPVRITIHGGLPDNDHFTVGPVLRNIPGLVRSNETTDIEVIAGDQYGNPVVPGTAVYFTTDHGLIDGSTETDDQGLGDVILRSANPLPLDDGIVIVTAETADRDGNRVSGQTPVVFSGPTQVSVNPGTANFGSYSLTVLDPLGNPLVGGSSVSVSVQGEGAEVAGFTNTTIDDTGVTVTDSNGDGLLQSSEVSVITGSGITEFPFVVTRDPDSATQNVESITILVSSPNGNVEVKLFPSGTTFATVNGEPVNTEKRAGGVVHVTAEVVQ; encoded by the coding sequence GTGATTTCTTCCGTTATGATGTATCGCTCGGGGCGTGCCCACCTGCTCGTCCTTCTTCTTACCTGTCTGATCGGAATTGGCACCCTCTCCGGCTGCAGCCTCTTCGACGATGATCCAGCCACCGCCACCATTAGCGGACAGGTCGTCAACGACGAGGGCGTTCCCCTGTCCGGTGTCGCAGTGACGGCGCAGTTCGACGACAGCCAACTCCGCAAGTTTACCGGTGACGACGGTCGGTACACGTTCGAGTTTGAAGTTGACGAAGCTGCTTCGGTTGACGTAACCGTCACCGTGCTCGTGGACGGCGAACCAGCTGGTGAGTCGGTTGTGACGGTGACCTCGGACGAGCCGACCAAGTCGAACGTCAACTTTACGGTTTCTCTGGATGATGGCGAAGGGCCGGTCGCCTCGGAGCCGTCCGGTCCGCTCTCTCGTCTCGTCCTCTCCGGGTCGCCGGACCCGGTCATTCGCGTTCAGGAAAGTGGAGGGCCGGAGACGGTTTCTCTCACGTTCGTAGGCGTTGATTCGCTCGGGCGCTCGGTCGATGCAAATAACACAGCCACGGTCCGTTTTCGCTTCGGCCAGAATCCGGGCGCAGGCCTCGAGGTGAATCCGACGGAGACGCAAACAAATGCGCGCGGCGAGGTGACCGCTGTGGTATCGAGTGGAACCCGAAGCGGTGTTGTCCAGCTCATCGCCGAGGCCGACGTGGGCGGTTCGATCGTCCGCTCGGATCCCGTCCGTATCACCATCCACGGCGGGCTCCCGGACAATGACCACTTCACCGTCGGACCCGTCCTGCGCAATATTCCAGGCCTCGTTCGTTCGAATGAGACGACAGACATCGAAGTGATCGCTGGCGACCAGTACGGGAATCCCGTCGTCCCGGGTACGGCGGTGTACTTCACCACGGATCACGGGCTGATTGACGGCTCCACCGAAACCGACGACCAGGGGCTCGGGGACGTGATCCTACGATCGGCGAATCCGCTGCCGCTGGACGATGGCATCGTCATCGTGACGGCCGAGACGGCCGATCGTGACGGAAACAGAGTGTCCGGGCAGACGCCGGTCGTGTTCTCCGGACCCACTCAGGTGTCCGTAAATCCGGGTACGGCGAACTTCGGAAGTTACAGTCTCACCGTCTTGGATCCGCTTGGCAATCCTCTTGTCGGTGGATCATCGGTGTCGGTTTCTGTCCAAGGCGAAGGGGCGGAGGTTGCCGGATTCACGAACACGACGATCGACGACACGGGCGTTACCGTGACCGATTCAAATGGAGATGGCCTACTGCAGTCTTCGGAAGTATCTGTCATCACAGGGTCGGGCATCACGGAATTTCCCTTCGTGGTGACACGTGATCCGGATTCGGCGACGCAGAATGTTGAATCGATTACCATTCTCGTGTCGAGTCCGAACGGGAACGTAGAGGTGAAACTCTTCCCGTCGGGCACCACATTCGCGACTGTGAACGGCGAGCCTGTTAATACGGAAAAACGCGCGGGCGGCGTCGTGCACGTGACCGCCGAGGTCGTGCAGTAG
- a CDS encoding PilN domain-containing protein encodes MSESTTRSVLGIALMPQTIEAVLLRVEEEEPVIVRRFARPRLRSGERAMAEDFATSLPGLKSSEDTDFTLQVGSGAGSLQDDLDLDLDPSLQRMGGSDVASGDGSPMQGERSGPRVFPGALSEILKECEHLGHPNPKIIFVAGQPDIAHVEISGDPETMASSQNWMDAAVNFLPFGGDKRDSGLTAALRSAYAGPLDTKRVGFLPMTPTESGTPRHLALIPTPSDSVTPTANVAFGPQSDVSGSVSRLDAEITLHVDTVQRYLVPDEDHTTALVRVGSEDTLILFMNGPDLLHVEQPRSLTSYDAPDTIASRVLLYQDEQQIDGIDAVVLVGGTKDDRLVRSFRTLFPDAAVGRLHELLVGEHVAGNPDILAMLTPDSGIAIAAGLRLIKGPGDDLNLIGVTTRQKKRTMPVFAWHTVLMLLALIGVTLFFVSSYVSQRSEISELRNRIEANPVALPDISPADLQQRVDSLNAVHAQYARSLYVLDSLLVGSTEWSTSIERTANQTEAIEGIWFEEWSIKPNELTIRGNALDRNRAATFARNLEGVVHEVVYADIEDRRVYQFEITIPRMTELPEAARYLRERNLDSDAAESIVSANTIDASGPSTP; translated from the coding sequence ATGTCTGAATCTACGACACGTTCTGTACTTGGCATCGCCCTGATGCCGCAAACCATTGAAGCCGTCCTCCTGCGCGTCGAAGAGGAGGAGCCCGTGATCGTCCGGCGCTTCGCCCGACCACGGCTTCGATCCGGCGAGCGCGCCATGGCGGAGGATTTCGCCACTTCTCTACCCGGCCTGAAATCGAGCGAGGACACAGACTTTACGCTCCAGGTCGGTTCAGGAGCCGGATCTCTGCAGGATGATCTCGACCTGGACCTGGACCCGAGCCTGCAAAGGATGGGTGGATCGGACGTAGCGTCCGGCGATGGCTCCCCCATGCAGGGCGAACGCTCGGGACCGCGTGTTTTTCCAGGGGCCCTGTCCGAAATCCTGAAGGAGTGCGAACACCTCGGCCACCCGAATCCGAAAATCATCTTCGTTGCCGGTCAACCGGATATTGCTCACGTCGAGATCTCGGGCGACCCGGAGACGATGGCGTCGTCGCAGAACTGGATGGACGCAGCTGTCAACTTCCTCCCATTTGGCGGAGATAAGAGGGACTCGGGGCTGACCGCTGCCCTTCGCTCGGCATACGCGGGTCCACTTGACACGAAGCGCGTCGGTTTCCTGCCGATGACGCCGACAGAATCGGGGACTCCTCGCCACCTCGCGCTCATCCCCACGCCAAGCGACAGTGTGACGCCCACAGCAAATGTTGCGTTTGGACCGCAGAGCGACGTCAGCGGGTCGGTATCCCGACTCGATGCCGAGATTACCCTGCACGTCGACACTGTGCAGCGCTACCTCGTCCCGGACGAGGACCATACAACGGCCCTCGTACGGGTCGGGTCGGAGGACACGCTCATTCTATTCATGAACGGACCGGACTTGCTCCATGTCGAGCAACCACGGTCGCTGACCTCGTACGACGCACCGGATACCATCGCATCGCGCGTCCTCCTCTACCAGGACGAGCAACAGATTGATGGGATTGACGCCGTCGTTCTTGTGGGTGGGACCAAGGACGACCGTCTTGTTCGAAGCTTCCGCACGCTCTTTCCGGATGCAGCCGTCGGTCGTCTCCATGAGCTCCTCGTGGGCGAGCATGTGGCTGGCAACCCCGACATTCTGGCGATGCTCACCCCAGACTCCGGCATCGCCATTGCTGCAGGCCTTCGCCTGATCAAAGGTCCCGGCGACGACCTCAACCTCATCGGGGTCACGACGCGCCAGAAAAAGCGGACGATGCCCGTCTTTGCCTGGCACACGGTCCTCATGCTCCTCGCTCTTATCGGGGTTACGCTCTTCTTCGTTTCGTCCTACGTCAGTCAACGGAGCGAAATCTCCGAGCTTCGCAATCGCATTGAGGCAAACCCGGTCGCTCTTCCCGACATCTCCCCGGCCGATTTGCAGCAGCGTGTCGATAGCCTGAACGCCGTTCATGCTCAGTATGCGCGCTCGCTGTACGTCCTGGACTCTCTTCTCGTCGGCAGCACCGAATGGAGCACGTCTATCGAGCGAACGGCCAACCAGACCGAAGCGATCGAGGGCATCTGGTTCGAAGAATGGTCGATCAAGCCGAACGAGTTGACGATCCGCGGGAATGCGCTGGATCGTAACCGGGCCGCGACCTTCGCCCGCAACCTGGAAGGAGTCGTGCACGAGGTCGTCTACGCCGACATCGAAGATCGCCGTGTCTATCAATTTGAGATCACGATTCCGCGAATGACAGAGCTTCCGGAAGCAGCGCGCTATCTCCGAGAGCGAAATCTCGATTCAGACGCTGCTGAATCCATCGTATCGGCCAACACAATCGACGCGAGCGGACCCTCCACGCCGTAA
- a CDS encoding delta-60 repeat domain-containing protein, translating into MTVSFLPSRVAAKACALLVPVWVLFLCTNAPSAHAQQRAILDPSFRGGAVTTDVAGGADVGYALALQKDGSAWVTGRAFEGQGGANLLLLRYREDGGLDPSFGSSGMSTVDLGRSEYGQSVLVQADGRIVVAGVFEGGGDELHNILVVRFRPNGELDPTFGTNGSVVIDLGGTDVAHAVFEHKTRGHTRLVVAGTRNEQIALVGLRANGRRDSTFGRNGVVTTDLPYRGHVGRTVVQQPDGRIVVAGAAGRSENGTFDLVLARYRVDGQLDRSFGRNGVVTTAVSGRVDLAQSAVVGPDGRIAVAVTVVGGVTSGAGPVVDTSPTTGGPREPGGFEIDDPGTYHAVVLRYLPDGRLDPAFGTNGTVRIAAEGSHVARGVVRSTDGSLYVVIGRDISAASPSSGRSASGRHELRVVRITPDGAVDPDFVSDTFTVQAMSGWRGTQAVAARDNTILVIGSAVGEHRGGEHRAPDVQLIRFAVIDRDWTILPTGLYVPIRLSENGPPRRIPAPVDFGQ; encoded by the coding sequence ATGACTGTTTCGTTCTTGCCGTCGCGCGTAGCGGCGAAGGCTTGCGCGCTGCTCGTCCCTGTTTGGGTTCTGTTCTTGTGCACGAACGCGCCATCCGCCCACGCTCAGCAGCGAGCGATCCTCGATCCAAGCTTCAGGGGCGGGGCCGTAACGACCGATGTGGCCGGAGGGGCAGACGTGGGATACGCGCTGGCGCTGCAAAAAGACGGTAGTGCTTGGGTCACAGGCCGCGCATTTGAGGGGCAGGGAGGCGCGAACCTGCTATTGCTGCGGTATCGCGAGGACGGAGGTCTCGACCCGTCGTTCGGAAGCAGCGGCATGTCAACCGTCGATCTCGGACGTTCTGAGTATGGACAGAGCGTACTGGTGCAGGCGGACGGCCGGATTGTCGTCGCCGGCGTTTTCGAGGGCGGAGGAGATGAGCTCCACAACATCCTGGTCGTGCGTTTTCGCCCGAACGGTGAGCTGGATCCGACCTTCGGCACCAACGGATCTGTCGTGATTGATCTTGGCGGTACAGATGTCGCTCACGCCGTATTCGAACACAAGACGCGAGGGCACACCCGGCTGGTCGTAGCCGGAACGCGAAACGAGCAGATCGCTCTGGTTGGACTCCGTGCAAACGGTCGCCGCGACAGCACCTTTGGTCGAAACGGTGTCGTGACGACAGACCTCCCCTACCGCGGTCATGTGGGCCGTACCGTCGTGCAGCAACCAGACGGACGGATTGTCGTCGCGGGAGCCGCTGGTCGGAGCGAGAACGGGACGTTCGATCTGGTTCTGGCTCGTTACCGCGTAGATGGACAACTCGACCGCTCCTTCGGCCGCAACGGGGTGGTCACAACCGCCGTATCCGGACGCGTCGATCTGGCACAGTCGGCCGTTGTAGGTCCGGACGGCCGCATCGCGGTGGCTGTTACGGTTGTGGGCGGAGTGACATCCGGCGCGGGCCCGGTCGTCGATACATCTCCGACGACAGGCGGCCCCCGTGAACCCGGCGGTTTCGAGATCGACGACCCAGGGACGTACCATGCCGTCGTATTGCGCTACCTGCCGGATGGCCGACTCGATCCGGCGTTCGGGACAAACGGAACCGTGCGTATAGCGGCGGAGGGAAGTCACGTAGCGCGGGGTGTCGTGCGCTCCACGGATGGTAGTCTGTACGTCGTGATCGGGCGGGACATCAGTGCCGCGTCGCCTTCATCGGGCCGATCAGCCTCTGGACGCCACGAACTGCGCGTTGTGCGCATCACACCCGACGGTGCGGTAGACCCTGACTTTGTCTCCGACACATTCACTGTTCAGGCGATGTCCGGCTGGCGTGGGACGCAGGCTGTGGCGGCTCGAGACAACACGATTCTGGTGATCGGCTCCGCGGTCGGTGAGCATCGTGGTGGCGAGCACCGGGCGCCGGACGTTCAACTGATTCGGTTTGCCGTGATCGACCGGGACTGGACGATTCTTCCGACTGGGCTTTACGTACCAATTCGGCTGAGCGAGAATGGTCCACCACGCCGGATCCCTGCCCCCGTCGACTTTGGCCAGTGA
- a CDS encoding type II secretion system F family protein, whose amino-acid sequence MAVREYRFSGVNTLGEPVRGTVFAPSKRAANKRIDDLSDKHSFRTDEVEQRRTYRYKVRDASGSIASGEQKAYNPNEVRAALERMGLEVVKVERKLLDFQMKPSSTDIVMFVRLAANMLRRQLPFDEILTLLAADSSSKPLRQMMRDLQSDLKSGMNAQNAFMKHQHVLGKFTAYMLGLAASSGNMAAMFESTARYLERKDEFRKSVRSALITPAITLIATIAAFVWYIWYIIPAYAGLFADYNITLPPLTQMSLDFASWMDANWIWVTGLLLLITIAGVAWSRTTRGRFIIHKYMIQIPVLGSLLHKLNLEVFCRVFAVLYSGAGENEEVMKIAAEATGNSYIEHQVKTITVPMMMARGTDLIEAMQASGVFTRMTIARFRSGSETGAVRESAEEMAEFYEKETTLKLEQTVETIKTGVAIIISLMVGLLTVISAESALIQPSSSDIMFQR is encoded by the coding sequence ATGGCTGTCCGAGAATACCGATTTAGTGGTGTTAACACGCTGGGTGAACCCGTCCGCGGAACCGTGTTCGCGCCGAGCAAACGCGCTGCCAACAAGCGCATCGACGACCTCTCCGACAAACATAGTTTCCGCACCGACGAGGTTGAGCAACGTCGTACGTATCGGTACAAGGTGCGCGATGCGTCCGGGTCCATCGCATCCGGCGAGCAAAAGGCGTACAACCCCAACGAGGTCCGGGCCGCTCTGGAGCGCATGGGGCTGGAGGTCGTCAAGGTGGAGCGGAAGCTGCTCGACTTCCAGATGAAGCCGTCGAGCACGGACATCGTGATGTTCGTACGGCTCGCGGCCAACATGCTCCGGCGCCAGCTTCCATTCGACGAGATCCTGACGCTTCTCGCGGCCGACTCGTCGAGCAAGCCGCTGCGCCAGATGATGCGCGATCTGCAGTCGGATCTGAAGAGCGGGATGAATGCCCAGAACGCCTTCATGAAGCACCAACACGTGCTCGGCAAATTCACCGCGTACATGCTGGGCCTGGCCGCGTCGAGTGGCAACATGGCGGCGATGTTCGAGTCCACGGCTCGATATCTCGAGCGCAAAGACGAGTTCAGAAAAAGCGTTCGGAGCGCCCTGATTACGCCGGCCATCACGCTCATCGCGACGATCGCCGCCTTCGTGTGGTATATCTGGTACATCATTCCCGCGTACGCCGGGCTCTTTGCGGACTACAACATCACGCTACCTCCGCTCACGCAGATGTCGCTCGACTTTGCGTCGTGGATGGATGCCAACTGGATCTGGGTGACCGGCCTTCTCTTGCTGATCACCATCGCCGGCGTGGCGTGGTCGCGTACTACGCGCGGTCGATTTATCATACACAAGTACATGATCCAGATCCCGGTCCTGGGATCACTGCTGCATAAGCTCAACCTAGAGGTGTTCTGCCGCGTGTTTGCTGTTCTTTATAGCGGCGCCGGCGAGAACGAGGAGGTGATGAAGATCGCCGCCGAGGCTACCGGCAATTCGTACATCGAGCACCAGGTCAAAACGATCACCGTGCCGATGATGATGGCGCGCGGCACCGACCTCATCGAGGCGATGCAGGCGTCGGGGGTCTTTACCCGCATGACGATTGCCCGCTTCCGCTCCGGGTCCGAGACGGGCGCCGTCCGCGAAAGTGCAGAGGAAATGGCGGAGTTCTACGAAAAGGAGACGACGCTCAAGCTGGAGCAGACGGTGGAAACCATCAAGACGGGCGTGGCCATCATCATTTCGCTGATGGTTGGCCTCCTGACGGTTATTTCGGCCGAATCGGCGCTGATCCAGCCGAGCAGCTCCGACATCATGTTCCAACGATAA
- a CDS encoding type IV pilus twitching motility protein PilT has product MTPPLTPSATTSAAPAMQHDSSGNGASISPIHIPTSFAALAQQAPPDLHGMMRMRWLAARLNQLPAADRRQARDDFDVLAERMVTLNASDLDLGGPASEKNAWFRVDGRKTPHPDLGTFEIEATDVWILCVLVGHQRKILLERFSVDFSYSLALNEDEPDRRYRTTVYFDNQHLALSMRLLAWKPRALRSLGFHPIIERGFLFRYVRDGLTLFTGVTGSGKSTTLDAIVHANNEDTEAHILIVAQPLEYIHTSNKCIIRHREVGTDVANFVDGMVQGLRQDPDIVIVGEMRDPETISTAMEMADTGHKVFSTLHTGSAIETIDRIVAEYPSEEQDRVRHRLADVLRCVVSQKLLPSVGGGRTLAKEVLWMTPAARAAIKNGNTPEIYQMIWQGQDQGMITLEQDLTRLVRQGEVTTETALSYANNKRRLLQLMRS; this is encoded by the coding sequence GTGACGCCACCACTCACCCCCTCTGCGACGACCTCCGCCGCCCCGGCAATGCAGCATGACTCGAGCGGCAACGGTGCGTCCATTTCCCCGATTCACATTCCCACCTCCTTCGCAGCGCTGGCACAGCAGGCGCCGCCCGATCTCCACGGCATGATGCGCATGCGCTGGCTGGCCGCCCGCCTCAACCAGCTTCCGGCGGCCGATCGCCGGCAGGCTCGCGACGACTTTGACGTGCTCGCCGAACGGATGGTCACGCTCAACGCATCCGACCTCGACCTGGGCGGACCGGCTTCAGAGAAAAACGCCTGGTTCCGAGTGGATGGACGCAAGACCCCGCATCCCGATCTTGGCACATTCGAGATCGAGGCAACGGACGTCTGGATCCTCTGCGTCCTCGTAGGGCATCAGCGCAAAATTCTCCTCGAGCGATTCAGCGTGGATTTCAGCTACAGTCTAGCGCTGAATGAAGACGAGCCCGATCGTCGCTACCGAACGACGGTCTACTTCGACAACCAGCACCTCGCGCTCTCGATGCGACTGCTGGCGTGGAAACCGCGGGCCCTACGCTCGCTCGGCTTCCACCCGATTATCGAGCGCGGCTTCCTCTTTCGCTACGTGCGAGATGGTCTGACCCTGTTCACGGGCGTCACGGGCTCCGGTAAGAGCACGACACTGGATGCCATCGTGCACGCCAACAACGAGGATACGGAAGCGCACATCCTGATCGTCGCGCAGCCGCTCGAATACATCCATACGTCCAACAAGTGCATCATCCGGCACCGCGAGGTCGGAACGGATGTCGCCAACTTTGTCGACGGAATGGTCCAGGGCCTTCGGCAGGATCCGGACATCGTGATCGTGGGCGAGATGCGTGACCCGGAGACGATCTCCACGGCCATGGAAATGGCCGACACCGGCCACAAAGTCTTCTCCACGCTACACACGGGAAGCGCCATCGAGACGATCGACCGCATCGTCGCGGAATACCCGTCGGAGGAGCAGGACCGTGTTCGACACCGCCTTGCCGACGTGCTCCGCTGTGTCGTCTCGCAGAAACTGCTTCCGTCTGTCGGGGGCGGGCGAACACTCGCGAAGGAGGTCCTCTGGATGACGCCCGCTGCCCGTGCTGCCATCAAGAATGGCAACACCCCCGAAATCTACCAGATGATTTGGCAGGGACAAGATCAAGGCATGATCACGCTGGAGCAGGACCTTACGCGTCTCGTCCGCCAGGGCGAGGTGACGACGGAAACGGCCCTCAGCTATGCCAACAACAAGCGTCGTCTACTCCAGCTGATGCGATCCTGA